A stretch of the Duncaniella dubosii genome encodes the following:
- the gluQRS gene encoding tRNA glutamyl-Q(34) synthetase GluQRS encodes MDVSTNKENHAAPVGRFAPSPTGRMHLGNIFTAVLSWLSIRSRGGKWILRIEDLDPQRSKYEYARQLEDDLQWLGLTWDEGGIDDIGPHGPYRQSLRGDIYNQYLTRLKSTGLTYPCFCTRADIMATQAPHQSDGRVIYKGTCRPEEFPSCEPLQEPARRHATRLFVPNEEIEFNDGVFGKQHSNLATDCGDFILQRADGAWAYQLAVVVDDGLMGVTEVVRGSDLLLSTAQQLYLYNLLEFKVPAYVHLPLICNTEMRRLSKRDQSLSMEALRLCYSPDEIIGHIAALANLIPSYSPCSLKELIKLFSWDKIPKTMSIVHGDISQ; translated from the coding sequence ATGGACGTTTCAACCAATAAAGAAAATCATGCAGCGCCGGTGGGACGCTTCGCTCCGTCACCGACAGGGCGCATGCACCTCGGCAATATATTCACCGCAGTATTATCATGGCTATCAATTCGCTCAAGAGGCGGAAAATGGATACTACGTATAGAAGACCTTGATCCTCAACGTTCGAAATATGAATATGCCCGTCAACTCGAAGATGACCTGCAATGGCTTGGTCTGACTTGGGATGAAGGAGGCATTGATGATATAGGGCCACACGGTCCATACCGGCAAAGCCTCAGAGGCGACATCTACAATCAATATCTCACTCGCCTTAAATCGACAGGTCTTACATATCCATGCTTCTGCACACGCGCCGACATTATGGCAACGCAAGCACCACATCAGTCTGACGGCCGTGTCATTTATAAAGGGACATGCCGTCCGGAGGAATTTCCATCATGCGAACCATTACAAGAACCAGCACGACGACATGCGACCAGACTTTTTGTCCCGAACGAAGAAATAGAGTTCAACGATGGGGTTTTCGGAAAACAGCACAGCAATCTCGCTACAGACTGCGGAGATTTCATACTGCAACGAGCCGACGGTGCATGGGCCTATCAACTCGCAGTAGTTGTCGACGATGGCTTGATGGGTGTGACAGAGGTGGTCAGAGGATCTGACCTGCTCCTATCGACCGCCCAACAACTTTATCTGTATAATCTACTTGAATTCAAAGTTCCGGCCTACGTACATCTTCCGTTAATATGCAACACTGAAATGAGACGCCTGTCGAAACGCGACCAGAGTCTGAGCATGGAAGCTCTGCGCCTATGCTATTCCCCGGATGAAATAATCGGCCATATCGCAGCTCTTGCCAATCTTATACCGTCATATTCACCTTGCTCGCTAAAAGAATTGATAAAATTGTTCAGCTGGGATAAAATACCCAAAACAATGTCAATCGTGCATGGCGACATCAGTCAATGA
- a CDS encoding NigD1/NigD2 family lipoprotein, producing MNQFVKKAVRFLPIVALTAMSVSFQSCLDDDDNSALYRPTAVVTVCPAADGKFSMVLDDETSLVATNMTSSPFGDKEVRALVNYTEDSSYNGGKGVYINWIDSIRTKEPVIIHVDEDGLTYGSDPIEIVRDWVTVAEDGYLTLRIRTLWDGSGKPHYINLLSGMDPYNPYELELRHDAQGDINGQYGDALIAFNLNNLPHSDRGPVKIKLHWNSFSGKKSLEFDLTMRNETHGDAPKNLVAASLLK from the coding sequence ATGAATCAGTTTGTGAAAAAGGCCGTTCGGTTTTTGCCGATTGTGGCGCTTACGGCAATGTCTGTCTCTTTTCAGTCGTGTCTTGATGACGATGACAACAGCGCGCTCTATCGTCCGACGGCAGTTGTGACCGTATGCCCTGCGGCGGATGGAAAATTCAGCATGGTACTTGATGATGAGACCTCGCTTGTCGCAACCAACATGACTTCTTCTCCCTTCGGAGACAAAGAGGTGAGGGCTTTGGTTAACTACACCGAGGATTCATCCTATAACGGAGGCAAAGGTGTATATATTAACTGGATTGACAGCATACGGACAAAAGAACCTGTCATCATACATGTTGATGAAGATGGTCTGACTTATGGTTCTGATCCGATAGAAATCGTAAGAGACTGGGTGACGGTTGCCGAGGACGGTTATCTGACTCTGAGAATCCGTACTTTATGGGACGGCAGCGGCAAGCCTCACTATATAAATCTTCTTTCGGGTATGGATCCTTATAATCCTTACGAACTCGAACTTCGTCACGACGCACAGGGTGACATCAACGGTCAGTATGGCGACGCCCTTATCGCATTTAACCTTAACAATCTGCCACATTCTGACCGTGGCCCTGTAAAAATTAAGCTCCACTGGAATTCGTTCAGCGGGAAAAAATCTCTTGAATTCGACCTGACCATGCGTAACGAGACTCATGGTGACGCGCCAAAGAATCTCGTGGCCGCAAGCTTGTTGAAATAG
- a CDS encoding AlkZ-related protein — MLRSSDDLEAKVIEIGFLPFFHNSVKGFSIQEMVDPRLWFSDEEGPWEWKGPVIRNMNCAYGKLFNGKAGYVSLEWLPDFANYRRAFRPVDSVVSDFPSGVTEKMILEAVRAHESLLSKELKDLCVLTVSRRRKTFDLIDAIEPVPAVKRNRRGSLEPALTRLQMSTRIVIADFEYSISRSGELYGWGIARYTTPEALYGDDFLSVCEGRTPEESYDRIMTHLRSVFPAVTDLSLRKLID, encoded by the coding sequence ATGCTCCGTTCTTCCGACGATCTTGAGGCAAAAGTGATTGAAATCGGCTTTCTGCCTTTTTTCCACAATTCAGTCAAAGGCTTTTCCATTCAGGAAATGGTTGATCCGAGGCTGTGGTTTTCTGACGAGGAAGGGCCTTGGGAGTGGAAAGGGCCGGTGATTCGCAACATGAATTGCGCCTACGGTAAATTGTTCAATGGCAAAGCCGGGTATGTCAGTCTTGAGTGGCTACCCGACTTTGCCAACTACCGTCGGGCTTTTCGGCCGGTTGACTCTGTGGTGTCGGATTTTCCCTCTGGAGTCACTGAGAAAATGATTCTTGAAGCGGTCCGTGCTCATGAATCTCTATTGTCAAAGGAGTTGAAAGACCTCTGTGTCCTGACTGTCAGCCGTCGACGTAAGACGTTTGACCTGATTGATGCAATCGAACCTGTTCCTGCTGTCAAACGCAATCGCAGGGGTAGTCTCGAGCCGGCTCTTACCCGTCTCCAGATGTCTACGCGGATTGTGATTGCCGATTTCGAATATTCAATTTCACGTTCAGGCGAATTATACGGATGGGGGATAGCCCGCTATACGACTCCCGAGGCGCTCTACGGTGATGATTTCCTTTCGGTCTGTGAAGGCCGGACACCGGAAGAATCATACGATAGGATTATGACTCATCTGAGATCAGTGTTTCCTGCGGTAACCGATCTGAGTCTCCGCAAGCTCATTGACTGA